The Salinicoccus roseus DNA segment TCGTCGCCGGAACTGCAGCGGAAGTACTCTCGACACTCGATGAAATGGCGTCCAAAACGGGAATCGATGAACTGATGTTCCACCTGCCGACGCATGATGCAGCCCTACGGCATGAGACGGTTCAAGCACTGGCGCCCGTACATACAATACATGCTGCACAAAAATCCAATACACTTTAGACCCCTCATGAACAGACGGCCTTGTCGGCCGTCTTTTATTTTTGACTAAAGAACTATGATATTCTATAATGTTCTAATCCTATCAATTCAATAAGAAAAGGAGTCTTATAGATGACCACAAGAGTTCAACCCGTTAATGAAGCAAGGGATCCGGTAAGACGTGATTCACTTGCTTTGAGTCCGCCCCAAAAAGCATTGGTTGGCGGCGGTATTGCAGTCAGTTTCATCTTATTTCTATACTTGGCGGCCACACAGTCGATGATGCAGCCCATGCTGATGATCATTGGCCTGCTGCTCGGTTTCACATTGTTCCATGCCCGATTCGGTTTCACTTCGGCCTTCAGGCGCATGATGTCGGTGGGCAATGGCCAGGCGATGCGTGCCCATATGCTGATGCTGGCTGTGGCCGTGACATTATTTGCACCCATTCTGGCCTTCGGCACCACCTTTTTCGGCGAGGCGGTTTCTGGCTATGTCTCCCCGGTCGGTGTAAGTCTGATCGTCGGCGCATTCATCTTCGGCATCGGCATGCAGCTTGGCGGCGGCTGTGCCTCAGGCACGCTCTATGCCATCGGCGGCGGCCGTACCGTCATGTTCATCACGCTGATATTCTTTATTGTCGGTGCAACAGTGGGCGCATATCACCTGCCATTCTGGACAGAGGAGATGCCTTCATTCGAACCCGTTTCACTCGCAACATCGACCGGTCTCGGCTACGGGGGCGCATGGATTGTATCCCTCATAATATTCGGCTTGATTGCACTGGCCACAATCATCATCGAAAAGAAGAGGAATGCACCAAAAATGGCACCCCTTCCTACTTCACGCGGATGGAAGCGTCTGGTCAGGGGCTCATGGCCACTGTTCGCTGCGGCCATCGCGCTTGCGGTACTCAACGCCCTGACACTGATGACACGGGGCCAGCCTTGGGGCATCACTTCAGCATTTGCACTTTGGGGCTCGAAGGTCGCCGGCTTCTTCGGCATCGATGTTGCAGAATGGGGATACTGGCAGGGAGCGAATGCAGCCGCACTCGAATCCTCCATATTCGCCGACACCACGACCGTACTCAACTTCGGCGTCATCCTGGGTGCATTCATTGCATCTGCGGCAGGCGGCCTGTTCAAATTCACGAAAATCACCTTGGGCAACTTTTCAGCCTCCGTCATTGGCGGGCTGTTGATGGGTTATGGTGCCCGTCTTGCATTCGGATGCAACATAGGCGCCTATTTCGGGGGCATCGCCTCCTTCAGCATGCATGGATACATCTGGGGCATACTGGCGCTTGCCGGTACATTCCTGGCGCTCTATCTTCGTCCACTTTTCGGACTTTCCGTGCCAAAATCCAATGATTCCGTATGCTGATATGAAGGCTGGGTGCGTCTTTAAAGATGCACCCTTTTTTTATCACATTCAACGTCTCCTGATGATTAGAAACAGCGCATTTAGGATAAAGTATATGGGATAACAACAATAAAGGGGAATGTCATAATGAGAAATCACACGCAACAGTATATAAACGGCGAATGGGTTGAAAGCGCAAGTGGAGAAACAATCGATGTCATAAATCCAGCAACCGGTGAAGCCTTCGGCAAGATCGCCAAGGGTAATGCTGAAGATGTAGATAAGGCCGTAGAAGCCGCGCACTCCGTCTACCTTGAATTCCGCCATACACCAGTGGAGGAAAGACGTGAAATGCTGGACAGGATTGTCGAGGAATACGAAAATCGTAAGGAAGACTTGATCGAGGCGATTACAGATGAGCTTGGTTCCCCGCTCGAGATGTCGGAAAAGACGCATTATCAGGCTGGACTCAACCACTTCACAGCCGCAAGGGATGCGCTTGATACATTCGAATTTGAAGAGCAGCGTGGTGATCATCTCGTAGTCAAGGAAGCGATCGGGGTTTCAGGACTCATCACCCCCTGGAACTTCCCGACGAACCAGACCGCATTGAAGCTGGCTGCTGCCTTTGCAGCAGGCAGCCCTGTAGTGATGAAGCCTTCAGAGGAAACACCTTTTGCAGCCATCATCCTCGCTGAAATCTTCGAGGCTGCCGGGGTGCCGAAAGGCGTATTCAACCTCGTGAATGGAAATGGTGAAGGTGTAGGGAACCCGCTCAGTGAACATCCGAAAGTCCGTATGATGTCATTCACCGGCTCCGGTCCTACAGGCTCCAAAATCATGGAGAAGGCAAGCAGGGACTTCAAGAAGGTCTCCCTGGAACTCGGTGGAAAATCGCCGCTCATCATCCTCGAGGATGCGGATGTCGAAGAGGCTGCCAAAATTGCCGTCAAAAAGGTCGTCCATAATACCGGACAGGTATGCACGGCGGGCACCCGGACCCTGGTCCCGGAATCCATGAAGGAAGCATTCCTGGAAGCGGCCAAGAAGGAAATGGAACAGGTGAAAGTCGGAGACCCGCGTAAAGAGGGGACTGCTGTCGGCCCTCTCGTCAGCCGGAAACAGTTTGATACTGTGCAGTCCTATATTGAGAAGGGGACAGAGGAAGGTGCAACACTCTCCCATGGCGGCGCTGGTCAGCCGGATGGCCTCGACAAAGGGTTCTTCGTCAGACCGACCATCTTCTCTGATGTCAAAAATGACATGGTCATCGCCCAAGAGGAGATTTTCGGCCCTGTGATGTCCGTCATCACCTATAGGAATCTTGATGAAGCAATTGAGATTGCGAACGATACCAAATACGGTCTTGCCGGCTATGTCTTCGGTGAAGACATGGATACCCTTAAAGATGTCGCCCGCCGCATTGAAGCAGGTACAGTCGAAATCAATGGTGCAGGCGGACGTAAAGATCTGCCGTTTGGCGGCTATAAACAGTCAGGAATCGGACGCGAGTGGGGAGATTACGGCATCGAGGAGTTCCTCGAAGTCAAAGCGATCAAAGGCTATTTCAAATAAATTTCCAAAAGTACCCCAATCCTTCCCCGGATTGGGGTATACGTATATATAGAGGAAAAGGGGGAATACACTGTGAAAAAACTGATCAATGACAAAGAACGCTTCCTCTCGGATATGCTAGACGGTCTGAAACATCGTGATCCGGCAATCGAGGTGATTGAAGGAACGGTAGTCGTCAGGAAAGACAGGAAGAAGAAAGGGGTCGCTCTTGTTTCCGGAGGAGGTAGCGGTCATGAGCCCGCCCATGCCGGATATGTGGCGCAAGGTATGCTTGATGCTGCAGTCTGCGGCGAAGTATTCACCTCGCCGACGCCGGATAAGGTGCTTTCAGCAATAAAAGCCGTGGATAATGGTGATGGTGTCCTGCTCGTCATCAAAAACTATAGCGGTGATGTCATGAACTTCGAGATGGCCCAGGAAATGGCGGAAGCAGAAGGATACCGCGTCGCTTCAGTAGTTGTCAGGGATGATGTTGCGATCGATAATGAAGAGCAAAGACGGGGAGTGGCAGGGACTGTACTCGTCCATAAATACGCAGGATATCTCGCAGAGCAGGGTGTTCCACTCGATGACATCGTAAAGAAAGTACAGGAAATGATGACTTCACTCTATTCCATCGGTATGGCGCTCCACCCATGCCTTGTGCCGACGACCGGGGAGTATGGGTTTGACCTGTCGGAAGATGAAATGGAAATAGGAATCGGCATCCATGGGGAAAAAGGTATTTCCCGGGAAAAGTCCGAGACTGTCGACAAGATCGTCGATCGACTGCTCGATGAGCTGTTCAAGTACACCGACACTTCCCAAATGATCCTTATGATCAATGGAATGGGAGCCACGCCGGAGAGCGAACTCAGCATCGTCACGAAGTATGTGATGGAGGCGATGGATCAGCGTGGGCTCAAAGTCTCCAAACTGCTGGTCGGTGACTATATGACAGCACTCGACATGCAGGGGTTCTCCCTGACCGTGCTTGACGGAGAGGACGAAGTCATCACAGCAATCGAGGCAGATACAGGATCCAAGTATTTCTAATGGGAGGCGACCGAAATGAATGCCGAAAAGCTGCTTGAACAGATGCATGGGTTAAAATCCGTGTTTGATGAAAAGGAAGGCGAACTGACAGGACTGGATCGTGAAATCGGCGACGGGGACCACGGGGTCAATATGAAGCGTGGATTTTCAGCCGTAAATGAAAAGGTTGGGTCCGGTTCGACACAGGAAATACTGAAACAGACCGGGATGACGCTGATGAGCTCCATCGGTGGTGCAAGTGGACCACTCTATGGATTCAGCTTCGTTAAAATGAGTGAAGTGGCCAAAGAGGAAATTAATGGTGACAACCTGATTGAAATGTTGGAGGTGTTCGATAGGACCGTGGCTGAGAAGGGCAAGGTCGAAGGCGGCGAAAAGACGATGTATGATGTCATTTCCAAATCCGCAGATCTGCTCCGCGATAAAGGATCACTCAGCCTGGAAGACCTCCAGCAACTGGCAGAGGAGACGAAGGATATGATTGCGACTAAAGGGCGTGCCGCCTATTTCAAGGAGAAGTCCAAAGGGACGATCGACCCCGGTGCGCAAAGTGCCGTCTATATCATCCATGCACTGGGAGCAGGTGTTGAAAAATGACCGAGATTCTTATCATCAGCCATAGCAGCGAAATTGCACAAGGTACCCGTGCGCTGGTTTCCCAGATGGCAGGGGACACCATCATCCACGCCTCCGGCGGGGTAGACGGGGGCATCGGCACCAACATCGACCAGATCAATGACATGATTGGAAAAATAGGGTCGGATACCATCTGCTTCTACGATATCGGCTCCAGCAGAATGAACCTGGAAATGGCGGTTGAAATGTATGATGGAGAGCATAAATTGCACATATCGGAAGCTCCCATAGTCGAAGGTGCCTTTTTGGCTGCTGTTGAAAACAGTGTAGGCTCCTCTACGGAAGCTATCCTTGAAAAACTCGATACGATGAAGAAATGATCATGTAACCTCCTGCTTATTTAAAGCGGGAGGTTTTCATTTTCTGATCTCGTTAAAGATATGCTCAAAGTCCGATCTGTCAAAAATGACAGGCACAGGATACAGCGGGTTCGCTTCCCGATATGCTTTTTCTATCATACCTGGGATATCCTCATCTTTTATACCTTCCACTTTTTCAGGTATGCCCATCTTTTCATTCATTCTTCTGATTGCCGCAATGAACGCAGCAGCTTTAACCGCCTCTGTTTCTGTAGGGTGCCCGATTCCTGCAACATCCGCTAATTCCGAGAGGGGCTTATACACTGCTGACCCATAGTATTCAAGCACGTGGGGCATTATAACGGCGTTAGCCCACCCATGCGGCACGTTATAATGACCGCCCAGTGTATGGGCGATGGCATGGATGTTCCCTACATATGCACGGGTGAACGCCAGTCCCGCCTTAAAGGCTGCCTGCTGCATCTCACGCCTCGCCTTCAGATCATGTCCGTTATTATGGGAGGCTTCAAGATTATCGAAGACGAGTCTGACCGTCTCCTTGGCATAGGATGCAGTTGCCTTTGTATTGCTTCTGCCGATATATGATTCCACTGCATGAGTGAGCGCATCCATACCAGTCATCGCTGTAACTTCTTGAGGCAGATCCAGTGTCAGATAGGGATCGAGTACAGCCACATGCGGAATGAGGGAGGTGTCCATCAGAACATATTTTTCATGGGTATCCCTATCGGAGATGACCGCAGCCAGTGTACCTTCACTTCCCGTTCCGGCAGTTGTCGGCACCGCAAAAAAGGGGGGCATATTTCTTCTCAACTTAAACACGCCCCGCATGGCGGATAAGCTTTTATCAGGCCTCGCGATCCTCGCACCCAGACATTTCGCACAATCCATCGCCGAGCCCCCTCCAAAAGCTACTATCCCTTCAGATTGCGCTTCATTGTATTGCCCGACGGCCGCTTCCACATTCTGGATCGTGGGGTTGGCAAGAGTATCACTGTAGACGGTACAGTGAATCCCCCTCATCTCCAACTGTTCCAACATGACATCTGTAAGACCCGCTTCCAGTATTCCCTTATCAGTGACCACAAACAATCTGCTTATACCAGCTGCACTGACGAGTGCCGGCAAACGGTCGAGACTATGTACGCCTTCAACAACGAGCGGTGTCCTCCATGGCATATTTTCCATCGCAGCCTTCATGAGCTTCTGATATCCCCTGTAGTAGGGTTTACGCATATCCATTTCCCCCTTTTATCTTTCAGAATTCAATTTCACTATATTTCCCATATTATATCATCCGGATTTTGCATCCCTTCAAGCTTCTCTCTTCAAAAAAATAAAAAGCACCCTATAGACGTTTTGTCTGCAGAGTGCCTGACATTTAATTGAAGTTATATTCTGTAACGATTGGCGCACGTTCCCCGGACAGGTTATTGAAGTATTCGAAGAAGCTGATGCCCAGGTAGCTGCCACTGATATTCATGACATTTCCAAAGCCAGTGTTCTTCAGGATCCTAACGGCATTATAACTGCGTTGTCCTGTACGGCAATGCAAATATACCGGGATATCCTGGGGTATTTCGTCCATCTTGTTCCTGAGTTCCGACAGCGGGATGTTATGGGAGCCTTTCAGGTGCCCTGTTTCATATTCATTGGTTTCCCTCACATCTATGATATAGGCGTCTGCCTCGACAAGTTCACGCACCTTTGAAACAGGAACTTGTTCAAGATCGCCATTCAGGATGTTTTCCGCTGCGAGCCCAGCAACGTTGACGACGTCCTTGGCTGTACCGTGCATAGGGGAGTAGGCAAGTTCGAGGTTTTTGAGGTCTTCGATCGTTCCATCCATTTTTATGAGTGTTGCGATGACATCAATCCGCTTGTCTACATTTCCTTTTCCGACAGCCTGGGCGCCAAGTACTTTTTTCGACTGCTTATCGAACAGAAGTTTGAAATGCATCGGGTGACTGTTCGGCATCAGACCAACCTTATCCTGTGGAATGACATAGACCGTACCGTAGTCTGCTCCGAAAGCGACCGCCAGCTTTTCATTCAGGCCGGTGGACGCTGCATTGTAATCGAACACCTTGACTACACTGGTGCCGATGACCGGCGTTTCTGCGCCATCCCTGCCGAAGATGTCATTCGCTACAGTGCGTGCCTGCCTCTGTGCTGGACCGGCGAGAGCCAGCCGTGTTGCTGCACCGGTAATTTTATGGGTGACTTCGATGGCATCACCGATGGCATATATATTTTCATCTGAAGTACGGTAGTGGGTATCCACTTTGATGCCCCCCGTTTTTCCGATTTCTAGGCCTGCCTGTGAAACAAGCTTCGTTTCAGGTGCGACGCCGATGGCCATTATAACCATATCGGTATCCAGGGCATTGCCGTCACTGAATTTGATGCTGGCATCCTCTATTCCTGCAACGGCAGTATTCACTCTCAAGTCCACCCCATTGTCATGGAGTGATTTATGGATGATCTGGACCATATCGTAATCGAACGGGGCCATGACCTGGTTCTGTGCTTCGATCAGCGATACTTTAGTGCCACGTTCTACAAGATTCTCTGCAACTTCCAGACCGATGAATCCACCGCCGACGATCGACACATGTTTTACGTCATTCTCATCGATGTATGAATCAATCTTCCTTATGTCTGCGACATTACGCAGGGAGAATACGTGGGACTTATCGATACCAGTGATGCTTGGTGGCATGATCGGCTTTGCCCCTGGGGAGAGTACCAGCTTATCGTATGATTCTTCATACGTCTCACCGCTGTTCAGATCCTTCACAACAACTTTGCTGTTTTCCCTGTCGATTTCCATTACTTCATTCAAGGTTCTGACATCTATATTATATTGGTTCAAAAATTTCTCTTCAGACATGACAAGCAGTTTGTTGCTGTCATCCACTACATCACTCAAATAGTAGGGCAGGGAGCAGTTCGAATAGGAGACATGTTCTCCACGTTCAAACATGATGATTTCTGCAGACTCGTCCATCCTTCTGATTCGTGTAGCGGCTGTGGCGCCTCCGGCCACTCCTCCAACAATTGCAATTTTCATTCAATCGTCCTCCTATGCTTTGTTGACTTAATTTTATACCCCTTAGGGTATACAGTCAATGTGAAAATTTTAACATTTATGAACAAATAGTGACACGAGGCATGCGTTAAAAAAGCCAACCCCCGAGGGATTGGCTACTGTTTGACGTTATTCATCTTCAAAGTTTCCTCAAGACGGAATCGGGCAAGCAGTCCTGCTATGAATGGTATCAACGCCACCAGTCCGATCGCCCATGTCACACCCATGAAGTCTGCAATCACACCAGCAAGGAGCGCACCGAAAGCGTATCCGCTGTCCCTCCAGAAGCGGTACACGCCCATCGACGATGCCCGCCATCCTGGGGCGGCAACATCACTGATGGCTGCCTGCAGGGTGGGGTAGACCATGGCCGTACCGATTCCGAGTACTATGGCACCTGCCATCCATAGGGGATAGCTTCCCACAGCCAGAATGAACCACAACGCGGCTGCCTGAGTCCACATCCCATAGGTGATGAGTTTCCTGCGCCCCAGCTTATCGCTCAAAGCCCCGGTAAAAAGCTGGAAAACGCCCCAAGCGGCAGGATATACAGCTACTATCGTCCCGATCTGTGTGACACTCAGTCCGACAGTCGTGAAATAGAGGGGGAAGAGCCCCCACGCCATGCCGTCCTTGAGATTGGTCGACATGCCTGCAAAGCTTGCGGTTGAAAGGTTACGGTCCTGCCATGTCGTCTTCTGGAAGACTTCTTTGGCCGACATTTCGTTCTTCTCATCCTTGGCGGCCGCCATCTGCACTTTCAGATGTCCCTCCGTATCTTTTATGATCAAGGACAGGAGCAGTCCGATGACACCAATTGCAATGCCGATATAGAAAGGTTCAGGCCGCAGTGAATAGGTGGACGCTACGTATCCGGAGACCGCCGCCAGTACAGCCACCCCGGAATATCCTGCAAATTCATTCAGCCCTACCGCCGTGCCCCTCTGGTCTGCCTTGGACAGGTCGATCTTCATGTTCACAGTCATCGACCAGGCGAGCCCCTGATTGATGCCGAGCAGGACATTGGCCAGTACGATCACCCACCAGGCATGCGCAAAGATGATCAGTACCGGCACGAACAGGCCGATTACCCATCCTGCCAGCAGCACTTTCTTCCTTCCATACCTGTCTGCTATACTTCCGGCGAAATAATTGATGATGGCCTTGGAAAAGCCGAAGCTGATGATGAAGCTCAGCGCAGCACTTGTGGAGGCAAGCCCGAACTCCTCTTCCCCAAGGAGCGGCAGCACTGTCCTTTCTATCCCCACCATGGAACCGACGAACAGATTCGCCACTACAAGGAGTATAAATTGGGCAAGATTGTTTTGTATGCCTACTTTTGGCTGGTTCATCCCGTCTTCTCCCCCAACTACAAAATTTTATGCCTAATTATGATGAAAATTATTATCATCTTCAGCAGCTCATGTAAAAGATGCTGACTCAAGGAATCCTGCATCGGAAAAGACCGCCTTTTGCGAAGTTGTAATCACCATATTATTTTGTTATTATAAATAACGCTGTGCTCAAAATCACTTTTTACACTGCGTCTGCAAAAGATACTTATCATACAACTATACATTTCAAAGGAGGACTTTTGTCCGATGGAAAATCCTACACAACCAAGCGGTAGAAAATTATCAAAAGTATTCATTTATGCTTCCATAATCGTGGGAATCATGGTGGTCCTCGGTGCCGTCTTCCCGGACCGGTTTGGCCAAGTCACCGGCAATGTCGGTTCATGGGTCATTGAATACTTCGGCTGGTACTATCTGATCATCACCACATTGATGGTCTTCTTCTGTATCTTCCTCGTCTTCAGCCCGATCGGTAAATTGAAACTCGGCAAACCGTACCATAAGCCGGAATTCCACACCATCTCATGGCTCGCCATGCTGTTCAGTGCCGGAATGGGAATCGGCCTCGTGTTCTATGGTGCAGCGGAACCGATCCAGCACTATATGGGCCCGCCGACGGCCGATCCTGAAACGGATGCCGCCATGGTGGAGGCATTGCGCTCAACCTTCTTCCACTACGGCTTCCATGCATGGGCGATGTATGGCGTCGTTGCCCTTGCCCTCGCATATTCACAGTTCAGGAAAGGCGAGGTCGGTCTTCTTTCCAAGACGCTTCGACCGATACTCGGTGATCGTGTCGATGGTCCGATCGGCATTGCTGTGGACGTACTTTCCGTGTTTGCAACCATCATCGGTGTCGCCGTATCCCTTGGTGTCGGCACATTGCAGATCAATGGTGGATTGAACTATCTCTTTGGTCTGCCCATCAACATCATGGTCCAGGGCATCATCATAGCAGTCGTTACATTCCTGTTCCTGATCAGTGCGTGGAGCGGACTGAGCAAGGGAATCCAGTACTTGAGCAACCTGAATATGGGCCTTGCGGGCATCCTTCTCATTGCTGTACTCATCCTCGGTCCGACGATGATGATCCTCAACATGATGAATACATCAACAGGTGCCATGCTCGATACATTCCTGTATAACAGCCTTGATGTCGCGCCCCTGAACCAGCAGAAGAGCGAGTGGCTTGAAGTATGGACCATCTACTACTGGGGCTGGTGGATGAGCTGGAGTCCTTTCGTCGGTATATTCATAGCAAGGGTCTCCCGTGGACGTTCAGTGCGTGAATTCGTATTGGCGGTGCTGCTTGTACCGACACTCGTCAGCATCGTATGGTTCAGCGTCTTCGGTGTCACAGGCATCGAAATCGGAAAAACTGTACCAGCCATCTTCGATATGAATGCGGAAACGATGCTGTTCGGCATATTCAACGAACTTCCGCTGAGCATGGTGCTGTCAGTCATCGCACTGCTGCTCGTTTCATCATTCTTTGTAACTTCCGCCGACTCAGCTACGTATGTACTCGGCATGCAGACGGCATTCGGCTCTCTGCAGCCATCCAACAAGATAAAGATCGTATGGGGTATCGCACTGTCCTCAATCGCCTTCGTACTGCTGCTGTCAGGTGGGGATACAGGACTTGCCGCACTCCAGTCGGCAGCGATCATTTCAGCCTTCCCATTCAGTTTCATCATCATTTCGATGATGGTGTCATTCTATAAGGATGCGAACGAAGAGCGTAAATACCTTGGCCTTTCCATAACACCGAACAGGCAGCGCATGAAGGATTATATAGAAAAATCCAAGCGCGAACGTGCAGAAGAAATAAAAGCCGAGCAGGAAGCCGGCCATGAGCATCAATAGCTTCCTGAACCAGCACCGGATATCCATCCGGTGCTTTTTGTCTATATGCACCTTATCATTTTACAAACCATATCATCATAACTGATAATGGTATACAATCAAGTGATATAATGTAACATTTCCTTTCATGGAAATCGAAACGAATTTCAGCATCCTGCAATGGGACGGCCATGTCCAAAAAATTGAACATACCTCCTCCTTTTCATCCTAATTTATGGTCAACGCCATGATATGGCTTGCTGTACACTTGGGAATTTAAAGCTATATGCCCTTTTCAGCGATGTCCTCTTCATCATCGAAATTTTTAATCCCCACTGCTGCAGAATGTGCACCGGCTAAGAATCGAGAGGGCCCAAAAGAAAGGAGCAGAGGAATGAACGAAAAAATAAACTTAAGAAGCCAACGGAAAAATGAACACGTCAGACATGCCCTCGACCAGCCGTCACAGACAGCCATGTCCGACTTCGAAAACATCCGCTTCGTACACCAGTCCATCCCCTCCGTGGATATGGAAGACATTGATCTTTCCACCCGTATCGGCCCCTTTGAGGTTTCACGCCCCCTCTACATCAATGCAATGACCGGGGGAAGTGAATGGACACGCGAAATCAACCGGAAACTGGCGGAAGTAGCCCAGGCCACAGGCCTGCCGATGGCAGTGGGTTCCATGCACGCAGCCTTGAAACACCCCGAGCTCTCGGATTCCTTTACCATTGTCCGGGACAGACACCCCGATGGTATCGTATTCGCCAACGTGGGTGCAGATGTTTCTTTGGAAGGGGCAAAACGGGCCGTGGAGATGCTCCGGGCGGATGCTCTGCAGATACACATCAATGCACCCCAGGAGCTCATCATGCCTGAAGGCGACCGCAACTTCAAATCATGGCGGACCAATATCGAAAATATCGTTGAACATGCCGGGGTACCTGTAATAGTGAAGGAAGTCGGCTTCGGCATGAGCAGTGAGACACTCCAGATACTGAAAGATATTGGTGTAAAACATGCCGATGTTAGCGGCAGGGGCGGTACCAATTTCGCTTCCATAGAAAATACTCGACGTGAGAAGGCTGACATGGCCTACATGAGTGACTGGGGCCTTTCCACGCCCATTTCCCTCATTGAAGCCCAGCCTTTTCTTGAAGATATGGATATCCTGGCAAGCGGAGGCATCAAAACGCCCCTCGATGCGATGAAATGTCTGGCACTCGGGGCGAAAGCCATCGGCATGTCGCGCCTTATGCTGGAACAGGTGGAACACCATGGCATCGAAGCAGCCATCGAACATGTCGAGCAGTTCCACCATCAGATGTGTAAGATATCCA contains these protein-coding regions:
- a CDS encoding MFS transporter, translated to MNQPKVGIQNNLAQFILLVVANLFVGSMVGIERTVLPLLGEEEFGLASTSAALSFIISFGFSKAIINYFAGSIADRYGRKKVLLAGWVIGLFVPVLIIFAHAWWVIVLANVLLGINQGLAWSMTVNMKIDLSKADQRGTAVGLNEFAGYSGVAVLAAVSGYVASTYSLRPEPFYIGIAIGVIGLLLSLIIKDTEGHLKVQMAAAKDEKNEMSAKEVFQKTTWQDRNLSTASFAGMSTNLKDGMAWGLFPLYFTTVGLSVTQIGTIVAVYPAAWGVFQLFTGALSDKLGRRKLITYGMWTQAAALWFILAVGSYPLWMAGAIVLGIGTAMVYPTLQAAISDVAAPGWRASSMGVYRFWRDSGYAFGALLAGVIADFMGVTWAIGLVALIPFIAGLLARFRLEETLKMNNVKQ
- a CDS encoding BCCT family transporter, which produces MENPTQPSGRKLSKVFIYASIIVGIMVVLGAVFPDRFGQVTGNVGSWVIEYFGWYYLIITTLMVFFCIFLVFSPIGKLKLGKPYHKPEFHTISWLAMLFSAGMGIGLVFYGAAEPIQHYMGPPTADPETDAAMVEALRSTFFHYGFHAWAMYGVVALALAYSQFRKGEVGLLSKTLRPILGDRVDGPIGIAVDVLSVFATIIGVAVSLGVGTLQINGGLNYLFGLPINIMVQGIIIAVVTFLFLISAWSGLSKGIQYLSNLNMGLAGILLIAVLILGPTMMILNMMNTSTGAMLDTFLYNSLDVAPLNQQKSEWLEVWTIYYWGWWMSWSPFVGIFIARVSRGRSVREFVLAVLLVPTLVSIVWFSVFGVTGIEIGKTVPAIFDMNAETMLFGIFNELPLSMVLSVIALLLVSSFFVTSADSATYVLGMQTAFGSLQPSNKIKIVWGIALSSIAFVLLLSGGDTGLAALQSAAIISAFPFSFIIISMMVSFYKDANEERKYLGLSITPNRQRMKDYIEKSKRERAEEIKAEQEAGHEHQ
- the fni gene encoding type 2 isopentenyl-diphosphate Delta-isomerase, coding for MNEKINLRSQRKNEHVRHALDQPSQTAMSDFENIRFVHQSIPSVDMEDIDLSTRIGPFEVSRPLYINAMTGGSEWTREINRKLAEVAQATGLPMAVGSMHAALKHPELSDSFTIVRDRHPDGIVFANVGADVSLEGAKRAVEMLRADALQIHINAPQELIMPEGDRNFKSWRTNIENIVEHAGVPVIVKEVGFGMSSETLQILKDIGVKHADVSGRGGTNFASIENTRREKADMAYMSDWGLSTPISLIEAQPFLEDMDILASGGIKTPLDAMKCLALGAKAIGMSRLMLEQVEHHGIEAAIEHVEQFHHQMCKISIMINAQNIEEISSRPIVLSPEIISWQRQRSLDK